Below is a genomic region from Deltaproteobacteria bacterium.
TCGCCGGGTGCAGTGCCGCCAAGGCCACCGCCTCGTCGTTGCACTGCAACGGCCCGCCGGCACCGATCGTGATCATGGTGGTAACGCCGGCGGCAATGGCGCGAGTGATCACCGCCTCGCGATCGCCGGCAAAGCGCTCCTCGTCCAAGTGGCAGTGGGAATCAATTGCGCTCACGCCCGCGGTCAGGCGCGGCAAGTCGGCGGGGGCCATTAGCAACCGCTCGACTGCCGAGAAGCGCGGGCACGGAGTGGGAAGCTTCGCTTGCGAGCGCCCTTGGCCGCGGCGCGGAGCCGGCGCCGCCGTCTCATTGGTTGGGCTCGATGCGCGGGAACAGGATCAGCGATGGGCCGGTCACATGGCCGCTGTGGAAGTGCGTACCCCAAGCGCCGTCGAGGGCGGGGGTGCCCGGCAGGTTGAGGGCGCTCAGGATGCGCTCACTGGTCTCGGGCAGAAACGGCTCCAGCAACGTCGCCGAGACGCGCAAGGCTTCGAGCAGGTGATGCAGGATGGCGCCGACGCGCGGGCGCTGGGCGGCATCCTTGGCCAGCGTAAACGGCGCCGTGACCACGATGTACTTGTTGGCGTGATCAATGGCGCGCCACAGTGATTCCAGCGCGCGGTGAAAAGCCATCCGCTCGATCAGCTCCGGCACCTCCCGCGCCGCCAGCGCGAAGGCCGCGATCAGCGCCCGATCATCCTCGCTCGACTCGCCCAGCGGCTGCACCGCCCCTTGGAAGTAACGCTGTTGCATCGACAGGGTGCGGCTGACGAGGTTGCCGAGATTGTTGGCCAGGTCGGCGTTGACGCGGGTGATGAAGCCGTCCTCGGTGAACGAGGCGTCCTGGCCGAAGACCATGTCGCGCAGCAGGAAGTAACGAAACGCGTCCATGCCGTAACGCGCCTTCATGTCGAGCGGCCGGATGGTGTTGCCCAGGCTCTTCGACATCTTGCTCTCGCCGCGAATCCAGTAGCCGTGCACGCGCAGCTGCTGGTAGAGCGGCAAGCCCAACGCCATCAGCATGGTCGGCCAGAAGATGCCGTGGGGCTTGAGAATGTCCTTGCCGATCAAATGGTGCACCGCCGGCCAGA
It encodes:
- the metG gene encoding methionine--tRNA ligase; the protein is MSRFYVTTPIYYINAEPHLGHTYTTLIADVLARSHRRRGEETYFITGTDEHGDKIANAAAAAGLPPRQHADRVSRIFRDTWAACGFTHDAFVRTTDCTHVEVVRGFLSQLHTAGDIYFGSYSGLYCTECERLYTEKELVNGLCPDHLKAPAPVSEDNYFFRMSKYQARLLAELEARPQLIVPEQYRNEVLALLRGEALGDLCISRPKSRLTWGIELPFDPAYVTYVWFDALISYISVLKAQGEDVFQRFWPAVHHLIGKDILKPHGIFWPTMLMALGLPLYQQLRVHGYWIRGESKMSKSLGNTIRPLDMKARYGMDAFRYFLLRDMVFGQDASFTEDGFITRVNADLANNLGNLVSRTLSMQQRYFQGAVQPLGESSEDDRALIAAFALAAREVPELIERMAFHRALESLWRAIDHANKYIVVTAPFTLAKDAAQRPRVGAILHHLLEALRVSATLLEPFLPETSERILSALNLPGTPALDGAWGTHFHSGHVTGPSLILFPRIEPNQ